A region of the Arachis hypogaea cultivar Tifrunner chromosome 15, arahy.Tifrunner.gnm2.J5K5, whole genome shotgun sequence genome:
ccttcttcagcctctaatcagatttttgctcaagtcccgcaatttcagccagaaattacctgaaatcacagaaaaaacacacaaactcatagtaaagcccggaaatgtaatttttatttaaaaactaataaaaatatactaaaaactaactaaatcatactaaaaactatgtaaaaacaatgccaaaaagcgtataaattatccgctcatcagctgacATCGACTACAATGTAATTAATGCTTAATGTCTTTGACTTGGCACCCTTCCCAAAAGTAGTGTATAAGGAGATGTACCCGAGGGATTGGATTGGTGTGTCTCCCAGCCCAAATAGGTTGTCCGGGTAGGCCTTTAGATCTTTTGCTTCCAACCCAAGCTTATCGAAAGTggatttgaacaggatatctaCCGAGCTGTCCTAGTCTATTAGGGTTctgtggaggttggcgtttgctaggatcaTCGTTATCaccatggggtcgtcatgtccAAGTGTTGTTCCtttagcatcttctttggtaaatgaGATGGTGAGCAAGTCAGGTAGTTTGGCTCCCTCCCCGACTTGGTACACCTCCTTGAGGTGCCTTTTTCGTGATGATTTCGACATCCCTCCCCCAGCGAATCCCCCGTTGATCATGTGTATGTGTCGCTCAGGGGTCTGAGGTGGATGCTCTCTTCGTCCTTCCTGTTCCTCTCTCCTTATCTTCTTCGGGTCATCCGACCTATTAGCCAAGTACCTGTCTAACTGGTCTTCTCTCACCAGTTTTTCTATAACATTCTTTAAGTTGTAACATTCATTAGTGCAATGTCCGTAGAGCTTGTGGTACTCATAGTATTCTATCCGGCTTCCTCCTTTTGTGTTTGATCAAACGAAGAGGAGGAAGTTTctcagtgtggcatacttctcggtagaCATCTACTAGGGAAACTCTAAGGGGAGTATAATTGTGATACTTACAGGGCTTTTCTATATTTTACTCCTCCTTCTTTTTAGgctccttctcctcttcctggGCATCGTAGAGCAGATTTGGCCGAGGGATAAGTTCCCTGAGTCaggaattctcctccatgttgatgtattttttctccctttcttggacTTCATTTAGGAAAACCGGGTGTCACTTGGATATTGATTGGGAGAAGGGTCCCTCTTTGAGGCCATTGACTAGTCCCATGATCATGACTTCAGTGGGTAGACTCTGGATCTCCAAGCACAGTTTGTTGAACCCTTCTATGTAGTCGCGGAGGGTTTTTCCGACCTCTTGTTTGATTCCTAACAAGCTCGGTGCATGTTtcgctttatccttctggatggagaacctggtCAGGAACTTCTGGGACAGGTCATCGAAGCTAATTACCGACTTAGGGGGTAACATGTCGAACCACTTCATAGCCGCTTTGGTCAGAATGGTTGAGAATGCTTTGCAGCGGGTGGCGTCAAAGGCATTGGCCAGGTACATCCTGCTTTTGAAGTTGTTGAGGTGGTGCCTAGGGTCGGTCATTCCGTCGTTGAGGTCCATGTCGAGTGTTTTAAAGTTCCTGGGTACTTTGGCTCACATGATCTCTTCTGAGAATGGGTCTTCTTCTCCCAAAGGGCTGTCTTCCCGACTTGTTCGATTAGTTCGGTTCCGAAGATCGGTTTCCAACTTTAGGAGCTTTTCCTCTAATTCCCTCCGTTGCCTTACTTCTATTCGTAACTCTCTTTCGGCCTCTCGCTGTTGCTTAGCCTGGTATTCGAGTTGCTTTAGCCGATCTCGCTGGCCTCGGACGAGACCCAGTATTTCTGCTGTTTGTGAGGATTCTTCTTTTTTAGGGTGACAGACTTCCGAATGAATCCACTTTGGCTGTGGGTTGGCCGATGGTCCTTCCCCGTGAGGATCATGCGTCTGGTGTGGTGGAGGTAGTATATTGGCGTTGCCCTCTAGTTGGGGTTAGCTTCAGATTCAGAGGCTGTGTGGCCGTCTTCATGCTAATGGTTTGCCATTCTCAAAAGGTGagttccaggtccccggcaactgtcaatgttccgagggttacctgaaacgttgatttggacctgaacgtgaggtccagatcCCTTAATATGGCTAAGTTTCTTGTGAGGAAGTGGGGGGTAATACTtgtaagagactccgatgcttaagttagtaagaggtttaggcaggtttttagtagattagaatgtAAACTATACCTGAGGGGTGTTAGTGTATTTAGAGTAGAGCAGATGACCTCTTTGATTGTGGTAGTTCTATCTTATCTGGTGGATAACCATTCCTTATATCTTGGGAGTTTGTGGGAGCTTATCTTTTTTGGGGAAGATAGGGGTTCCAGTCGAGGCTTCTGGAGGTGGTTACTTGCTTTGGACTGGTAATGTTGAGCTCTTTGGTCGATGTCTGACCTTTTTAAAGAGGTCGGGTGTGTTTGTGAAGGCCACCTTTATTGGTGGACCTTTTTGTTTATTGGGTCTGACTTTGCTTATTGGGTTAGGATATgaacatattatttttttaaatatataaatttgaggattatatttgttttttttttaattttagaatatacAAATCTGACTCTCATATTTGTATTTTGgtgttcaaaaaatttttaaatatactaattggaccatttgatttttttttatagtgaACAAAATTATTTCACTACAGATCGAACCTTTTGATTTGTACTCTATAAAATTTAagagtctaattttttatttaaaataaaaaattaaaattcataaaaaaaaatactaattaaccATAGTactaagttaatttttttttatttctaaaaaaatagcCTCTAGTTAAAGATATTTTCATCATTATATAAcatgatttaatttattaataatatgatTCAGAAGCAGGTAAATACGTGCTTGACAAATTTGAcgaaatctaaattttaaatatatcacATAAAAAGTTTTGATATATATTAATCacaaaagattaataaaaaagaaaataaaaaaaaaagaaacatcccTCGTACCaatatagacttgtagaggacaGTGGTCCATGTTCACAGGGCCAACCCTAAACCAAGTTGAGTTACCCACGAGTTTAGGACCGTTCGAAAATAATGACAAAATATTCCATtgataaaatacataatttttaattaaagataaGTTAATACATACTATTATCATATTATTTACTATTAGTATAACAAAAAGCTTGTACATCATACAATTCCCAATAACACTGTTCCCCCCGTTAAGCATACATAAAGTAAATTAGTTAGCAttcaatattaatattaatatatccgATTTTATTTAATGCATATAGTGCATAAATGTGCAACACATAAGATGGCTTGAAAAGTGTACCCAACACCTCACTCACCTTTTTTCTTGTCCAGAATTCTCCATTCTCAAAGCTGCTACCTGTCTTCCCCTTTCATATCTCCCTTCCTTCTTCATACTGAAATAACCCTCCTCTCTCTTCAACTTCATCCAATTTTCCTCACTTATATCTGCTTGAATATATTATCTTCATCATATACTAATAGTCACTAATGATGGCTATTTTGATGTACTTTGTGGTTTTTCTGGCCATGGCTGGTCATTCAAGTAAGCACCCTCtggattttaatttgtatttgttat
Encoded here:
- the LOC112748549 gene encoding uncharacterized protein; the encoded protein is MDLNDGMTDPRHHLNNFKSRMYLANAFDATRCKAFSTILTKAAMKWFDMLPPKSVISFDDLSQKFLTRFSIQKDKAKHAPSLLGIKQEVGKTLRDYIEGFNKLCLEIQSLPTEVMIMGLVNGLKEGPFSQSISK